In Mastacembelus armatus chromosome 4, fMasArm1.2, whole genome shotgun sequence, the following are encoded in one genomic region:
- the LOC113139748 gene encoding serine/arginine-rich splicing factor 11 isoform X1: MNSNTHVIQVTNVSPSTTSEQMRTLFGFLGNIEELKLFPPDDSPLPVTSRVCFVKFHEAESVGVSQHLTNTVFVDRALIVVPFAEGVIPDESKAMSLLAPANAVAGMMPGGGLLPTPNPLASMGGTPFGGLGAPNMEQMAAMGLPGPNINPQALSADFLKLMQSMDPKLNPLAAGLNLNPGLKTDASNKEIEEAMKRVREAQSLISAAIEPGNKKDDKRKHSRSRSRSRRRRSRSRSRHRRSKSRSRRRSHSRSRRRSKSPRRRRSHSRDRSRRSRSRDRRKEEKSKKRSKTPPKSYSSARRSRSISRRHRRSRSASRSPRRRLSRSPSPRRHKKEKKKDKDREKDRDRERREDRDRSRDERERSTSKKKKSKDKERDRDRKSDSEKGDVKVTRDYDEEEQGYDSEKEGEEEDDERKSDSDSASSPKGQEEMERSEGQVLKKSKLNGDDHHQEDMEMSD; encoded by the exons ATGAATTCCAACACGCACGTCATTCAGGTGACAAATGTCTCCCCCAGCACAACGTCCGAACAAATGAGGACTCTGTTTGGATTCCTCGGAAACATAGAGGAGCTCAAACTGTTTCCCCCTGA TGACTCTCCCTTGCCTGTGACTTCACGTGTCTGTTTTGTAAAGTTCCATGAAGCTGAATCCGTGGGAGTTTCTCAGCACCTGACGAACACCGTCTTCGTGGACAGAGCCTTGATTGTGGTTCCTTTTGCTGAAG GAGTCATTCCTGATGAATCTAAAGCTATGTCGCTGCTGGCTCCAGCCAATGCCGTGGCAGGAATGATGCCTGGTGGAGGCCTTCTTCCAACGCCCAATCCTCTGGCATCA ATGGGAGGAACACCATTCGGAGGTCTTGGGGCTCCCAACATGGAGCAGATGGCTGCCATGGGATTACCAGGACCTAACATAAACCCCCAA GCTCTTTCTGCAGACTTCTTGAAGCTCATGCAGTCCATGGACCCCAA GTTGAATCCATTAGCGGCTGGACTGAACTTGAATCCAGGACTGAAAACTGATGCCTCCAATAAGGAGATAGAAGAGGCCATGAAAAGAGTCCGAGAGGCCCAGTCGCTCATTTCTGCAGCCATTGAACCAGGAA ATAAGAAAGATGACAAGCGCAAACATTCTCGCTCACGTTCACGGTCCCGGCGCAGGAGGTCCAGATCTCGCTCCAGGCACAG ACGTTCGAAGAGTAGGTCTCGGCGAAGGTCCCATTCAAGGAGTAGGAGGAGGTCCAAGAGCCCACGAAGGAGAAGGTCTCACTCCCGGGATAGAAGCCGCCGCAGTAGATCTCG GGAcaggaggaaggaagaaaagTCCAAGAAAAGGTCCAAGACACCCCCAAAGAGTTACAGCAGCGCCAGGAGGTCCCGCAGCATTAGCCG GAGGCACAGGCGAAGTCGCAGCGCGTCTCGGTCCCCGAGGAGGAGGCTGTCTAGGTCCCCATCACCCAGACG tcacaagaaagagaagaagaaggataaGGATCGTGAGAAGGATCGGGAtagagaaaggagggaggacAGGGACCGGAGCAGGGACGAAAGAGAACGCTCCACcagtaagaagaagaagagcaaagaCAAGGAGCGAGACCGGGACCGCAAGTCTGATAGTGAGAAAGGAGATGTGAAG GTGACACGAGATTATGATGAAGAGGAACAAGGTTATGACAGCgaaaaggaaggagaggaggaggatgacgaGAGGAAGAGCGATTCCGACTCTGCTTCGTCCCCCAAAGGCCAGGAGGAAATGGAGAGGTCTGAAGGCCAAGTCCTCAAGAAGTCCAAACTGAATGGAGACGATCACCATCAGGAAGACATGGAAATGAGTGATTAA
- the LOC113139748 gene encoding serine/arginine-rich splicing factor 11 isoform X2: protein MQQYSSVRTHQFTDVAVIDDSPLPVTSRVCFVKFHEAESVGVSQHLTNTVFVDRALIVVPFAEGVIPDESKAMSLLAPANAVAGMMPGGGLLPTPNPLASMGGTPFGGLGAPNMEQMAAMGLPGPNINPQALSADFLKLMQSMDPKLNPLAAGLNLNPGLKTDASNKEIEEAMKRVREAQSLISAAIEPGNKKDDKRKHSRSRSRSRRRRSRSRSRHRRSKSRSRRRSHSRSRRRSKSPRRRRSHSRDRSRRSRSRDRRKEEKSKKRSKTPPKSYSSARRSRSISRRHRRSRSASRSPRRRLSRSPSPRRHKKEKKKDKDREKDRDRERREDRDRSRDERERSTSKKKKSKDKERDRDRKSDSEKGDVKVTRDYDEEEQGYDSEKEGEEEDDERKSDSDSASSPKGQEEMERSEGQVLKKSKLNGDDHHQEDMEMSD from the exons ATGCAACAATACAGCTCAGTCAGAACTCACCAGTTCACTGATGTTGCAGTCATCGA TGACTCTCCCTTGCCTGTGACTTCACGTGTCTGTTTTGTAAAGTTCCATGAAGCTGAATCCGTGGGAGTTTCTCAGCACCTGACGAACACCGTCTTCGTGGACAGAGCCTTGATTGTGGTTCCTTTTGCTGAAG GAGTCATTCCTGATGAATCTAAAGCTATGTCGCTGCTGGCTCCAGCCAATGCCGTGGCAGGAATGATGCCTGGTGGAGGCCTTCTTCCAACGCCCAATCCTCTGGCATCA ATGGGAGGAACACCATTCGGAGGTCTTGGGGCTCCCAACATGGAGCAGATGGCTGCCATGGGATTACCAGGACCTAACATAAACCCCCAA GCTCTTTCTGCAGACTTCTTGAAGCTCATGCAGTCCATGGACCCCAA GTTGAATCCATTAGCGGCTGGACTGAACTTGAATCCAGGACTGAAAACTGATGCCTCCAATAAGGAGATAGAAGAGGCCATGAAAAGAGTCCGAGAGGCCCAGTCGCTCATTTCTGCAGCCATTGAACCAGGAA ATAAGAAAGATGACAAGCGCAAACATTCTCGCTCACGTTCACGGTCCCGGCGCAGGAGGTCCAGATCTCGCTCCAGGCACAG ACGTTCGAAGAGTAGGTCTCGGCGAAGGTCCCATTCAAGGAGTAGGAGGAGGTCCAAGAGCCCACGAAGGAGAAGGTCTCACTCCCGGGATAGAAGCCGCCGCAGTAGATCTCG GGAcaggaggaaggaagaaaagTCCAAGAAAAGGTCCAAGACACCCCCAAAGAGTTACAGCAGCGCCAGGAGGTCCCGCAGCATTAGCCG GAGGCACAGGCGAAGTCGCAGCGCGTCTCGGTCCCCGAGGAGGAGGCTGTCTAGGTCCCCATCACCCAGACG tcacaagaaagagaagaagaaggataaGGATCGTGAGAAGGATCGGGAtagagaaaggagggaggacAGGGACCGGAGCAGGGACGAAAGAGAACGCTCCACcagtaagaagaagaagagcaaagaCAAGGAGCGAGACCGGGACCGCAAGTCTGATAGTGAGAAAGGAGATGTGAAG GTGACACGAGATTATGATGAAGAGGAACAAGGTTATGACAGCgaaaaggaaggagaggaggaggatgacgaGAGGAAGAGCGATTCCGACTCTGCTTCGTCCCCCAAAGGCCAGGAGGAAATGGAGAGGTCTGAAGGCCAAGTCCTCAAGAAGTCCAAACTGAATGGAGACGATCACCATCAGGAAGACATGGAAATGAGTGATTAA
- the LOC113139748 gene encoding serine/arginine-rich splicing factor 11 isoform X3, giving the protein MSLLAPANAVAGMMPGGGLLPTPNPLASMGGTPFGGLGAPNMEQMAAMGLPGPNINPQALSADFLKLMQSMDPKLNPLAAGLNLNPGLKTDASNKEIEEAMKRVREAQSLISAAIEPGNKKDDKRKHSRSRSRSRRRRSRSRSRHRRSKSRSRRRSHSRSRRRSKSPRRRRSHSRDRSRRSRSRDRRKEEKSKKRSKTPPKSYSSARRSRSISRRHRRSRSASRSPRRRLSRSPSPRRHKKEKKKDKDREKDRDRERREDRDRSRDERERSTSKKKKSKDKERDRDRKSDSEKGDVKVTRDYDEEEQGYDSEKEGEEEDDERKSDSDSASSPKGQEEMERSEGQVLKKSKLNGDDHHQEDMEMSD; this is encoded by the exons ATGTCGCTGCTGGCTCCAGCCAATGCCGTGGCAGGAATGATGCCTGGTGGAGGCCTTCTTCCAACGCCCAATCCTCTGGCATCA ATGGGAGGAACACCATTCGGAGGTCTTGGGGCTCCCAACATGGAGCAGATGGCTGCCATGGGATTACCAGGACCTAACATAAACCCCCAA GCTCTTTCTGCAGACTTCTTGAAGCTCATGCAGTCCATGGACCCCAA GTTGAATCCATTAGCGGCTGGACTGAACTTGAATCCAGGACTGAAAACTGATGCCTCCAATAAGGAGATAGAAGAGGCCATGAAAAGAGTCCGAGAGGCCCAGTCGCTCATTTCTGCAGCCATTGAACCAGGAA ATAAGAAAGATGACAAGCGCAAACATTCTCGCTCACGTTCACGGTCCCGGCGCAGGAGGTCCAGATCTCGCTCCAGGCACAG ACGTTCGAAGAGTAGGTCTCGGCGAAGGTCCCATTCAAGGAGTAGGAGGAGGTCCAAGAGCCCACGAAGGAGAAGGTCTCACTCCCGGGATAGAAGCCGCCGCAGTAGATCTCG GGAcaggaggaaggaagaaaagTCCAAGAAAAGGTCCAAGACACCCCCAAAGAGTTACAGCAGCGCCAGGAGGTCCCGCAGCATTAGCCG GAGGCACAGGCGAAGTCGCAGCGCGTCTCGGTCCCCGAGGAGGAGGCTGTCTAGGTCCCCATCACCCAGACG tcacaagaaagagaagaagaaggataaGGATCGTGAGAAGGATCGGGAtagagaaaggagggaggacAGGGACCGGAGCAGGGACGAAAGAGAACGCTCCACcagtaagaagaagaagagcaaagaCAAGGAGCGAGACCGGGACCGCAAGTCTGATAGTGAGAAAGGAGATGTGAAG GTGACACGAGATTATGATGAAGAGGAACAAGGTTATGACAGCgaaaaggaaggagaggaggaggatgacgaGAGGAAGAGCGATTCCGACTCTGCTTCGTCCCCCAAAGGCCAGGAGGAAATGGAGAGGTCTGAAGGCCAAGTCCTCAAGAAGTCCAAACTGAATGGAGACGATCACCATCAGGAAGACATGGAAATGAGTGATTAA